In Vigna unguiculata cultivar IT97K-499-35 chromosome 3, ASM411807v1, whole genome shotgun sequence, a single genomic region encodes these proteins:
- the LOC114178934 gene encoding SWI/SNF complex component SNF12 homolog, which yields MNNNNPAKNAATPSFFTNPAAPSIPMNHPAPHLLSQTQPQPQTGASHFHGHFQLSQPQSHVLAQPHPVPHPQVHNNSNTNANVATPAPPKRANHKPPSRPPGSSNTNQSSAFKTMELTVAPPRKKRSFPEKLIPDKVAKLVPESAIYAKLLELETHIDSVLVRKKIDVQENLRNPRCVRRTLRIYVYNTFSKQVKVEPGKIDVEELSWVLRITGRVLEDGKDSVADGVLSKENRRFSAFFKKITVYLDQGFYPDNHVVVWDSARSTAQRDGFEVKRKGDKEFTAVVRMSMNYSPDRFVVSAQLARVLGVEFDSRSRIIAALWHYVKAKKLQSPNDPSFFMCDASLQRVFGEEKMKFSVASQKISQHLSPPQPIHLEHKIKLSGNCPAGATCYDVQVDVPLPLEKDMSSFLASTEKHKEIDAFDKLISDSIKKIHEHHRRRAFFLGFSQSPAEFINALIASQSKDLKLVAGDVSQGVENERRSDFYNQPWVEDAVVRYLTRKNARSDAPGNI from the exons ATGAACAACAATAATCCAGCAAAAAATGCTGCAACGCCGTCGTTTTTCACCAACCCCGCTGCACCCTCAATCCCCATGAACCACCCAGCACCCCACCTTCTCTCACAGACGCAGCCTCAACCGCAAACTGGTGCCTCTCACTTCCATGGCCACTTTCAGCTCTCGCAACCGCAAAGCCACGTCCTGGCGCAGCCACACCCTGTTCCTCACCCACAGGTGCACAACAATTCCAACACCAATGCCAACGTTGCAACACCTGCGCCTCCCAAGCGTGCAAATCACAAACCCCCTTCACGCCCTCCCGGTTCCTCCAACACCAACCAATCCTCTGCCTTCAAGACCATGGAACTTACCGTGGCGCCTCCTCGGAAAAAGAGAAGCTTTCCCGAGAAGCTCATTCCCGACAAGGTGGCCAAGCTTGTGCCCGAGTCTGCTATTTATGCTAAGTTGCTTGAACTTGAGACCCACATAGATTCTGTTTTGGTTAGGAAGAAAATTGATGTGCAGGAGAATTTGAGAAACCCTCGCTGTGTTAGGAGAACGCTTAGGATTTATGTGTATAATACATTTTCGAAACAGGTGAAAGTGGAACCTGGGAAGATTGATGTGGAGGAGCTTTCTTGGGTTCTCAGGATAACCGGAAGGGTGTTGGAAGATGGTAAGGATTCTGTGGCAGATGGAGTTTTGTCTAAAGAAAATCGAAGATTCTCGGCTTTCTTCAAGAAGATAACCGTTTACTTGGATCAGGGTTTCTATCCGGATAACCACGTTGTTGTGTGGGATAGTGCCCGTTCGACTGCGCAGCGCGATGGTTTTGAGGTGAAGAGGAAAGGAGATAAGGAATTCACCGCGGTTGTTAGAATGTCAATGAATTATTCGCCTGACAGGTTTGTGGTATCGGCTCAGCTGGCTAGAGTGTTAGGGGTTGAGTTTGACTCCCGCTCTAGGATCATTGCTGCTCTATGGCACTATGTGAAGGCTAAGAAGCTGCAGAGTCCGAATGACCCTTCGTTCTTCATGTGTGATGCTTCTCTCCAAAGGGTGTTTGGGGAGGAGAAGATGAAATTTTCTGTGGCTTCGCAGAAGATATCACAGCATTTGTCACCTCCGCAGCCCATACACCTGGAGCATAAAATCAAGCTTTCGGGAAATTGTCCAGCCGGAGCTACGTGTTACGATGTGCAGGTTGATGTGCCTCTTCCACTAGAGAAGGATATGTCTTCATTCTTGGCAAGCACTGAGAAGCACAAAGAGATTGATGCTTTTGATAAACTGATCTCAGATTCCATAAAGAAGATCCATGAACATCATAGGAGACGAGCATTCTTTCTCGGCTTTAGTCAGTCCCCAGCGGAGTTTATTAATGCTTTGATAGCTTCTCAAAGCAAGGATCTGAAGCTTGTTGCTGGAGATGTGAGCCAGGGTGTTGAGAATGAACGACGTTCTGACTTCTACAATCAACCATG GGTTGAGGATGCTGTTGTTCGCTACCTGACGCGGAAAAATGCTCGAAGTGATGCTCCTGGAAACATCT